The DNA sequence GATTGAGGTGATGACCGTGCCGGTCACCAGAGGAGGGAAGAAGCGTACGACCTTGGACATGAACGGCGCGATGATCATGCCGAAGAACCCGGCGGCGATGGTGGCGCCGAAGATTCCCTGCAGACCGATGCCGGGCATGCCGGCCATGGCGACCATGCTGCCGACGGCGGCGAAACTGGCGCCCATCATCACCGGCATGCGAATGCCCATCGGGCCTATCCCTAAGGATTGCACGATGGTGGCGATGCCGGCGACCAGCAGGTCGGCGTTGATCAGGAAGGCGATTTCTTCACGACTCAGGCCAGCGGCCTGTCCAATGATCAGCGGTACCGCGATGGCGCCGCCGTACATCAGCAGTACATGTTGCAAACCGACCAGGATCAGTTGCAAAAGGGGCAAACGCTGAATGGCGGGTGCGTCGGGGATGCGCGCTTTGGACAGCTCGGACATGCAACACCTCGGATCTTTTTTATTCTTGTGATTAACAGCTGCCGGGTTGCTCACAGCTGTTTCTTTGCATCAGGTAAACCGCGTTGCGGCTAATCGCTGGCAAGCCAGCTCCCACACAGGCAGTGCAAAACCCTGTGGGAGCTGGCTTGCCAGCGATGCTTTTACTGCTTAGTTGGTCTGGGCTCCCTGCGCGATCCATGCACCGATCAGGTCACGTTCCTGCTGGGTCATCTGTGTGATGTTGCCCAGTGGCATGATCTGCGTGGTGATGGCTTGCGCCTGGATCCGTGCCGCGTTCTGGCGGATCTGCTCGGGGGTGTCGAACATCACACCGGCCGGTGCAGCGCTGAACAGCGGGCTGGTCGGTTTGGCCGAGTGGCAGACCGCGCAGCGTTCCTGGATCACGTTGTGCACCTTGTCGAACGCAGGGCCGGCGCTGGACGCCTGAGCGGGAGCTGCGGCCGGTGCAGCAGGGGCGGCTGGTTGTGCCGCTTCAGCCGGTTTCGCGCCACCACCCAGAGCCGTTTCCGGCAGCGGCTGGTACTCGATTTTCGCAGGCGCCTTGGCCACGTCCGGACCGGTCGACATCGGCGCAGGACCGGTGACGTACGCCAGACTGATCATGCCCACCGCTGCAACCGGCAGAGTCCAGGCAAACTTGTGGCTGTCGTGACGGGTGTTGAAGTAGTGACGCACCAACACCGCCAACACTGCGATCCCGGCCAGGATCAGCCAGTTGTACTGGCTGCCGTAAGTGCTCGGGAAGTGGTTGCTGATCATGATGAACAGCACCGGCAGGGTGAAGTAGTTGTTGTGACGCGAACGCAGCAGGCCTTTGGCTGGCAGCGCCGGATCCGGCGTGCGGTTCTCGGCAATCGCGGCAACCAGTGCGCGCTGCGCCGGCATGATGATGCGGAACACGTTGCCGACCATGATGGTGCCGATGATCGCGCCGACGTGCAGGTATGCACCACGACCGCTGAACACCTTGCTGAAGCCATACGCCGCGCCGATGATCAGCACGAACAGGATGAAGCCGAGCAGGGCAGGTTTCTTGCCGAGTGGCGAATCACAGAGGAAGTCGTAGATGAACCAGCCGGCGATCAGCGAGCCGATGCCGATGGCCACGCCTTCAGGGCCGGTCAGGCCGCTGCCGGGTGCCACGAGGTAAAGCACGGGGTTGGAGTAGAACACCACGCACAGCAGCGCGATCCCCGACATCCAGGTGAAATAGGCTTCCCATTTGAACCAGTGCAGGTTCTCCGGCATCGATGGAGGGGCCAGTTTGTATTTTTCCAGGTGATAAATACCGCCGCCGTGGATCGCCCACAGATCACCGGCAAGACCGGTTTTCGGATTG is a window from the Pseudomonas gozinkensis genome containing:
- a CDS encoding urate hydroxylase PuuD, with the translated sequence MEAHLLEWLNLSVRWVHMITGVAWIGASFYFVWLENNLNRVNPKTGLAGDLWAIHGGGIYHLEKYKLAPPSMPENLHWFKWEAYFTWMSGIALLCVVFYSNPVLYLVAPGSGLTGPEGVAIGIGSLIAGWFIYDFLCDSPLGKKPALLGFILFVLIIGAAYGFSKVFSGRGAYLHVGAIIGTIMVGNVFRIIMPAQRALVAAIAENRTPDPALPAKGLLRSRHNNYFTLPVLFIMISNHFPSTYGSQYNWLILAGIAVLAVLVRHYFNTRHDSHKFAWTLPVAAVGMISLAYVTGPAPMSTGPDVAKAPAKIEYQPLPETALGGGAKPAEAAQPAAPAAPAAAPAQASSAGPAFDKVHNVIQERCAVCHSAKPTSPLFSAAPAGVMFDTPEQIRQNAARIQAQAITTQIMPLGNITQMTQQERDLIGAWIAQGAQTN